In Candidatus Methanosphaera massiliense, the following are encoded in one genomic region:
- a CDS encoding DUF2206 domain-containing protein has translation MFTLNDWKFNEFAAVIILVQVLMWIVGIAANNSIHIPIFNDIITLLYIGFIPGIIILRDLKLHDLGNTFTTLLSVGLSIISVMLIGLFMNQVYPWFGIAHPIETIPLLVTFTIYNMVLLVISYFTDRDYYHESSSKLSFELLTSNQFLCICLLPLIAIIGAYTYQYYDNNSIQILLLLCICVVVLAMAWGYLKKEYYHLAIFSIAISLLYYSVLISNHIWGYDIFFEYQFATYVIKNGIWDYTWPHAYNAMLSVVMYAPIYNKLSGMTLTWILKFIYPFLFSLISMGLYKIFAKHTGSKVAFLAAFFFIAYNGFSYGWMVQMARQQIAEIFLVLLVWLMIDRQIPQNKRKLLYLLFGVGLILSHYSITYLFMFMLLTTIITLTLLHSSFGNILNTILIKCGAQRKYFGKYFKTKDQTISLPLSLFFIGFIIVYYSLTADSKPIASLFDALKIVSGNVKTLTVSGAVHPMLILAGIGLVIIIAVVGYKIFKKISKDIDPEDITSYPRIHDSIVKLTNMSLRRKQGIIVLITVLVILHIWWPFRFMNIVSINAQRVILLSVYFIIVGFVMNLIKPKYYHFTREYNAFAVFNMVILACGLFIPSFRGQLSLQRIYEVTFVVLAPFCVIGLYYICNSAIGFIKSMSLEQRNKNIFKVIGLFMVVFFILNTGLIDLELGQSSTLPLDSSIDAPIFSQGEYAGVAWFRDYRVNDNDTVFSDAFSNILLYWLNDIRTTNPKNMSDMQPGSYLFLRDHNIKHSTFLYGNGEYIPIYEGLVKSSKIYDNGDSQIYKRVIP, from the coding sequence ATGTTTACATTAAATGACTGGAAATTTAATGAATTTGCGGCTGTAATTATATTAGTCCAGGTTTTAATGTGGATTGTAGGTATAGCTGCCAATAATAGTATTCATATACCTATCTTTAATGATATTATAACATTATTATACATAGGATTCATACCAGGTATAATAATTTTAAGAGACCTTAAGCTACATGATCTTGGAAACACTTTTACTACTCTGCTTAGTGTTGGTTTGAGTATAATATCTGTGATGTTAATTGGTTTATTCATGAATCAGGTATATCCTTGGTTTGGAATAGCTCATCCAATAGAGACTATACCATTACTGGTAACATTCACAATATATAACATGGTATTGCTAGTGATATCATACTTTACTGATAGGGATTATTATCATGAAAGTAGTTCAAAGTTAAGTTTTGAATTATTAACATCAAATCAATTCCTTTGTATTTGTCTGTTACCCTTAATTGCTATTATAGGTGCATATACTTACCAGTACTATGATAATAATAGCATTCAAATATTATTATTACTTTGTATATGTGTTGTAGTTTTAGCTATGGCTTGGGGTTACTTGAAAAAGGAATATTATCATTTAGCAATCTTCAGTATTGCAATATCTTTATTATATTATAGTGTTTTAATATCTAACCATATATGGGGATATGACATATTCTTCGAGTACCAGTTTGCTACATATGTTATAAAGAATGGTATATGGGATTATACATGGCCACACGCCTATAATGCTATGTTAAGTGTTGTGATGTATGCTCCTATATATAATAAATTATCTGGAATGACGTTAACATGGATTTTAAAATTCATTTATCCATTTCTATTCTCATTAATAAGTATGGGATTATATAAGATATTTGCAAAACACACAGGAAGTAAAGTGGCATTCCTCGCAGCATTCTTCTTCATAGCCTACAATGGGTTTTCATATGGTTGGATGGTGCAAATGGCACGTCAGCAAATCGCTGAAATATTCCTTGTGCTTCTAGTATGGCTGATGATAGATAGACAAATTCCACAAAACAAGCGTAAACTATTATACCTCTTGTTTGGTGTTGGATTGATTCTATCACATTACAGTATTACATACCTATTCATGTTCATGTTACTTACTACTATCATAACATTAACATTACTACATAGCAGTTTTGGTAATATACTAAACACTATCTTGATTAAATGTGGAGCTCAACGTAAATACTTTGGTAAATATTTCAAAACAAAGGATCAGACAATAAGTTTACCCTTGTCATTGTTTTTCATTGGATTTATCATAGTGTATTATTCTCTTACCGCAGACAGTAAGCCAATAGCTTCTTTATTTGATGCTTTAAAGATAGTTAGTGGTAATGTTAAAACATTAACCGTCTCAGGTGCTGTCCATCCTATGCTTATATTAGCAGGTATTGGGTTAGTTATCATAATAGCAGTTGTTGGATATAAAATATTTAAGAAAATATCCAAGGATATTGACCCAGAGGATATAACATCATATCCTAGAATACATGATAGCATTGTTAAATTAACTAATATGAGTCTTAGAAGAAAACAGGGCATAATTGTATTAATCACTGTGCTTGTGATTCTTCATATTTGGTGGCCATTCAGATTCATGAATATTGTTAGCATTAATGCTCAGAGAGTAATTCTCTTATCAGTATACTTCATTATTGTAGGATTTGTAATGAATCTTATAAAACCTAAGTATTATCATTTCACAAGAGAATATAATGCATTTGCAGTATTTAACATGGTTATACTTGCATGTGGATTATTCATACCATCATTCAGAGGTCAGCTTAGTCTACAGAGAATTTATGAGGTAACATTTGTGGTTCTTGCACCATTCTGTGTAATAGGATTATATTACATATGTAACTCTGCAATAGGATTCATTAAATCAATGAGCTTAGAACAAAGGAATAAAAACATATTTAAAGTCATAGGATTATTTATGGTAGTATTCTTCATATTGAACACTGGTTTAATAGATTTAGAATTAGGACAAAGCTCTACACTACCATTAGATAGCTCAATTGATGCTCCAATATTTAGTCAAGGTGAATATGCAGGAGTAGCATGGTTTAGAGATTACCGGGTGAATGACAATGACACAGTATTCTCTGATGCATTTAGTAATATACTATTATACTGGCTTAATGATATTAGAACAACAAATCCTAAGAATATGTCGGATATGCAGCCAGGTAGTTACCTGTTCCTGCGAGATCATAATATTAAACATTCAACATTCCTCTATGGTAATGGAGAATACATACCAATTTATGAAGGACTTGTAAAGTCAAGTAAAATATATGATAATGGAGATTCACAGATATATAAACGAGTAATACCATAA
- a CDS encoding glycosyltransferase family 4 protein has product MKICYITNLYPPTVLGGAEIVVEKTALEMVKKGHKVIVITTSPDYEEHFIKHENIRIYQINTTKLYPVYRQTEVSGIKKPLWHIYDLWNNDTLNRIEKILQDTDTDIIHINNYKGLSLSCFKAGKDLGIPVVFESHDFSLICPRANLIRGNNTLCKKRNLICDIYVDKQRKLLSDNVDLLISPSHFMIEKFKENQFFNNTRCVKIPLGVEYTNHKSAKTYDIIDITYIGTLGKHKGVHTLINAFKEIPNSNIRLHIIGKGYDEEEFKQRAQNDKRIIFHGFVDNNSITEYYDSSNIVIIPSICYDNSPLVIYESFSTGTPVIGSDIGGIPELIIDNYNGLLFEPGNSADLKDKILTIINNNVLLRRLEDNAASTLPENSMKIMTDRMIEEYKKLLRT; this is encoded by the coding sequence ATGAAAATATGCTATATAACTAATCTATATCCGCCAACAGTACTGGGTGGAGCAGAGATAGTTGTAGAAAAAACTGCTCTGGAAATGGTTAAAAAGGGTCATAAGGTTATTGTCATTACCACTAGTCCGGATTATGAAGAACACTTCATAAAACATGAAAATATCCGTATTTATCAGATAAATACTACAAAATTATACCCCGTATACAGACAAACAGAGGTTAGTGGTATTAAAAAGCCTTTATGGCATATTTATGACCTTTGGAACAATGATACATTAAACAGGATAGAGAAAATACTACAGGATACAGATACTGATATTATTCATATTAACAATTATAAAGGATTATCTTTATCTTGTTTCAAAGCTGGAAAGGATTTAGGTATTCCTGTTGTATTTGAATCACATGATTTCTCATTAATATGTCCTAGGGCTAATTTAATACGTGGAAATAACACATTATGTAAAAAAAGAAACCTGATATGTGATATATATGTTGATAAACAACGTAAACTATTATCAGACAATGTGGATTTATTAATATCTCCATCACACTTCATGATAGAAAAATTTAAAGAAAATCAATTCTTTAACAATACACGCTGTGTAAAAATACCTTTAGGTGTAGAATATACTAATCACAAATCAGCCAAGACCTATGATATAATAGATATAACATATATTGGTACACTTGGAAAACATAAAGGTGTACATACCTTAATTAATGCATTTAAAGAGATACCTAATTCAAATATCAGATTACACATCATAGGTAAAGGTTATGATGAGGAAGAGTTCAAACAAAGAGCACAGAATGATAAAAGAATCATATTCCATGGCTTTGTAGATAACAATTCCATAACAGAGTATTATGATTCTTCTAATATTGTTATCATTCCATCAATATGTTATGATAACTCACCACTTGTCATTTATGAAAGTTTTAGTACAGGAACCCCTGTTATTGGCAGTGACATTGGAGGAATACCCGAGCTTATCATAGATAACTATAATGGATTATTATTTGAACCAGGAAACAGTGCAGATTTAAAAGATAAAATATTGACTATAATTAATAATAATGTATTACTCAGACGATTAGAGGATAATGCTGCTTCAACATTACCAGAAAATTCTATGAAGATAATGACAGACAGAATGATTGAAGAATATAAAAAATTATTAAGGACATGA
- a CDS encoding glycosyltransferase family 2 protein, with protein MTKSTKPLVSIILLNWNGYKDTLEALESLYQINYPNYNVIVVDNHSTNDSIDKIEQYAKGNIKFETEYTMFHEENKPIELIELAEDELDHAVDYTSTEDQKKLLLIKNFENYGFAKGNNIAMDYTLKYDKPDYVLLLNNDTIVDPDFLINMIDVALTDGNIGIVGPKFYYYEYNQSHNNVWCIGNVVDLKHYPGHHSIMEEDSYDLSKNVIDCDWVSGAGLLIKSEAIPEGYLDTSFFFGCEDVDLAVTVRKEGYRIVSVMDSIIWHKVGMSRHKSSTFHTEYNHVKTNLQFIKKYNKNYYKDLPRYIGQIFKLYVRAIINKF; from the coding sequence ATGACTAAGTCGACAAAGCCCTTGGTATCAATAATTTTACTAAATTGGAATGGTTATAAGGATACATTAGAAGCACTAGAATCATTATATCAAATTAATTATCCAAATTATAATGTTATAGTGGTAGATAATCATTCAACTAACGATTCCATAGATAAAATAGAGCAATATGCTAAGGGTAATATTAAATTTGAAACAGAATATACAATGTTTCATGAAGAAAATAAGCCAATTGAATTGATAGAATTAGCAGAAGATGAATTAGACCATGCTGTTGATTATACCTCAACAGAAGATCAAAAAAAATTATTACTCATTAAGAACTTTGAAAACTATGGTTTTGCAAAGGGTAATAACATAGCAATGGATTACACACTAAAATACGATAAACCCGATTATGTGTTACTATTGAATAATGATACAATAGTAGACCCTGATTTTCTTATTAATATGATTGATGTAGCACTAACAGATGGTAATATAGGTATTGTAGGTCCTAAATTCTATTATTATGAATATAATCAATCACACAATAATGTATGGTGTATAGGAAATGTAGTAGATTTAAAACATTATCCGGGCCATCATAGTATAATGGAAGAAGATAGTTATGATTTATCAAAGAATGTGATAGATTGTGATTGGGTTTCTGGTGCAGGTTTGTTAATTAAAAGCGAAGCAATACCTGAAGGTTATTTAGACACTAGTTTCTTCTTCGGATGTGAAGATGTTGATTTAGCAGTCACCGTAAGAAAGGAAGGCTATCGCATAGTATCTGTTATGGATTCTATCATATGGCATAAAGTTGGAATGTCTAGACATAAAAGTTCTACATTTCATACAGAATATAATCATGTGAAAACTAACCTACAATTTATTAAAAAATATAATAAAAATTATTATAAGGATTTACCAAGATATATCGGTCAGATATTTAAATTGTATGTCAGGGCGATTATTAATAAATTCTAA
- a CDS encoding glycosyltransferase family 4 protein, which produces MKVLQTPVRFYPFIGGVEQYVYYISKELVKYDDCDVTVICANEPNNVSKEQYNDINIIRLKYSGKIANTNITLSLPNVLYNEDFDIIHTHIPTPWSSDWSNIITRIKNKPLVVTYHNDIIGTGVANTIANIYNKTALKFLLNKADKIIITQDDYIQSPHLQNYKDKIVTIPNGVDTVLFKPQNTKRQKHQIFFLSVLDKFHKYKGLDYLLRALVNVKVTIPDIKLIVGGKGELLEYYQEKVEEMGLKDNVEFKGFLEDEEVINYYTTSELFILPSISSLQEGFGIVVLEALACQTPVISTNIVGVADDVINTNSGIIVPPKDVDALTDAIIEILSNPELQEKMGYAGRKLVQEKYEWKKIAHEIHSLYEELL; this is translated from the coding sequence TTGAAAGTTTTACAAACCCCCGTACGTTTTTATCCCTTTATTGGTGGGGTGGAGCAGTATGTTTATTATATTTCCAAAGAATTGGTGAAGTATGATGATTGTGATGTTACAGTTATTTGTGCAAATGAACCAAATAATGTATCTAAAGAACAGTATAATGACATAAATATTATACGTCTTAAATATTCTGGAAAAATTGCTAATACAAACATAACGTTATCACTTCCAAATGTTCTTTACAATGAAGACTTTGACATTATTCATACACATATACCCACACCTTGGAGTAGTGATTGGAGTAACATCATAACCCGAATAAAAAACAAGCCACTTGTAGTAACATATCATAATGACATAATAGGAACAGGAGTAGCTAACACAATAGCAAATATATACAACAAAACAGCACTAAAATTCCTATTGAACAAGGCAGACAAGATAATAATTACACAAGATGACTACATACAATCACCACATCTACAAAACTATAAGGATAAGATAGTAACAATACCTAACGGAGTAGATACAGTACTATTCAAACCTCAGAATACTAAACGTCAAAAACACCAAATATTCTTCCTAAGCGTATTAGACAAATTCCATAAATATAAAGGATTAGACTACCTTCTAAGAGCATTAGTTAACGTAAAAGTAACAATACCCGATATTAAACTCATAGTAGGAGGAAAAGGAGAACTACTTGAATATTATCAGGAAAAAGTAGAAGAAATGGGATTAAAAGATAATGTCGAGTTTAAAGGATTTCTAGAAGATGAGGAAGTAATAAATTACTATACAACATCTGAATTATTCATATTACCATCAATATCATCTTTACAGGAAGGATTCGGAATAGTAGTACTGGAAGCCCTAGCATGTCAAACCCCCGTTATCAGTACAAATATTGTAGGCGTTGCAGATGATGTTATTAATACAAATAGTGGTATAATAGTACCACCCAAAGATGTTGACGCTCTAACAGACGCCATAATAGAAATACTATCAAATCCAGAATTACAAGAAAAAATGGGATATGCAGGAAGAAAACTAGTACAAGAGAAATATGAATGGAAAAAAATTGCCCATGAAATACACAGCTTATATGAGGAGTTACTATGA
- a CDS encoding glycosyltransferase family 4 protein translates to MTDRKLKIAVFHNLPSGGAKRSLYTYIDYLTQQGHTVDVYIPRTANEDYLPLAPIASNMIEYDVRPSFIREKIYSIFSYVPAIIKRVSVNNVMKTEKQIAEDINNSDYDIVYCEQDQYTMTPVILKYLKKPTVYYCQQPIRKDRILKVVNDQKEKVGIFNNPIIKPFAQYFVNYIESRDYDRDMAFAQYGENLLANSYFSHESILKQYGKNSYVSYIGVDTTMFKPLNLERDNFVLSVGTCIPPKGFDFLIKSIAHIPKDKRPELVVVGNSSDEGWVNFLKELARNKDVELDILTMISDEDLIRLYNKAKLVVYAPYLEPFGYVPLEAMACGTPVVGVKEGGVRESVKHKITGLLAPRDEKLFAEAIVKLSEDKELWNKCSVNGVKYVHSFWTLEHAGERLLNHLYRVLEKEKDD, encoded by the coding sequence ATGACAGACAGAAAATTAAAGATTGCAGTTTTTCATAATCTACCATCTGGGGGAGCAAAAAGGTCACTATACACCTATATAGATTATCTAACACAACAAGGACACACAGTAGATGTATATATACCAAGAACAGCAAATGAAGATTACCTACCATTAGCACCTATAGCCAGCAACATGATAGAATATGATGTTCGTCCAAGTTTTATCAGAGAAAAAATCTATTCAATATTCAGTTATGTACCAGCAATAATCAAAAGAGTATCCGTAAATAATGTAATGAAAACAGAAAAACAAATAGCAGAGGACATCAATAACTCAGATTATGATATTGTTTACTGTGAACAAGACCAATACACGATGACACCAGTAATACTAAAATATCTAAAAAAACCAACAGTATACTACTGTCAACAGCCTATCAGAAAAGACAGAATACTAAAAGTTGTCAATGACCAAAAAGAAAAAGTAGGCATATTCAATAATCCAATAATCAAACCATTTGCACAATACTTTGTAAACTACATAGAATCCAGGGATTATGATAGGGACATGGCCTTTGCACAATATGGAGAAAATCTACTTGCAAATTCCTACTTCAGCCATGAATCAATACTCAAACAATATGGTAAAAACTCCTACGTATCCTATATTGGTGTGGATACAACAATGTTTAAGCCATTAAACCTTGAACGTGACAATTTCGTATTATCCGTGGGTACATGTATACCACCAAAAGGATTTGATTTTCTAATAAAATCAATAGCACACATACCAAAAGATAAAAGACCAGAATTAGTTGTTGTTGGAAATAGTAGTGATGAAGGATGGGTGAACTTCCTAAAAGAATTAGCAAGAAATAAAGATGTAGAATTAGATATTCTTACAATGATATCTGATGAAGATCTTATAAGATTATACAATAAAGCTAAGCTAGTAGTATACGCACCTTACCTTGAACCATTCGGTTATGTTCCATTAGAAGCAATGGCCTGTGGAACACCAGTAGTAGGTGTTAAAGAAGGTGGAGTTAGAGAATCAGTAAAACATAAAATAACAGGATTATTAGCTCCAAGAGATGAAAAATTATTTGCAGAAGCAATAGTTAAATTATCAGAAGACAAAGAATTATGGAATAAATGTTCAGTAAATGGAGTTAAATATGTACATTCATTCTGGACACTAGAACATGCAGGAGAGAGATTATTAAATCACCTGTACCGAGTACTTGAAAAAGAAAAAGATGATTAA
- a CDS encoding Ig-like domain-containing protein has protein sequence MSSQSNSTVTKKNTSSIQKTTNKSVKQSTRTTSTKHTSTITVTNKTIKYGNSVTLVATVADKTLNSYAKSGKVVFKVNGKTVGSTTVSNGKAYYTYNSKSLSVKTYTISAVYGGNSTITSSRNTGYLKVIKQASSMSVSNKSVNAGSSVQLVATIVNSQTNAYITGGKVAFKINGKTVGYGTVSNGKAYYTYSTKSLGAKSYKITATYSGNNKYQSTTGSGTLKVTSVSFTYSQVKNAAVYVRNQLESNHMIKTVTVGSTTMGIEDFLPIMINMVNNVKNKKSSSKVAYQNYNSISSQTDTMSTTTLYLSQMITVGNSVLTFYKNNNRPPTYVTVNGKKFGYYNIIYSYSKILDVSTTSYLPATTKVYNWNSIHPTVVTARAIYISSDNIYSNTKDKAFVKQIKSLLEAKGFKVYTLGIGPNTHNTAIWSGSLPDNAVQLSLFGGADAGVIYDVCTRSYMRTKANRLVFFAFNANTAKNITGLSWLERAHDDNYSPSSFKGIANPDTYLKNHGYDYMYYTSASQIVTALIKYIS, from the coding sequence GTGAGCTCACAGTCAAATTCTACAGTAACTAAGAAAAATACTTCAAGTATTCAAAAAACAACGAATAAATCAGTAAAACAATCAACACGAACTACATCCACTAAACACACTTCAACAATTACAGTGACAAACAAAACAATAAAATACGGTAATAGTGTGACTTTAGTAGCAACCGTTGCTGATAAAACATTGAATAGTTATGCTAAAAGTGGAAAAGTAGTATTTAAGGTAAATGGTAAAACAGTTGGTTCTACAACAGTATCCAATGGAAAAGCTTACTATACTTACAACTCAAAATCATTAAGTGTTAAAACATATACCATATCTGCAGTATATGGTGGTAATTCCACAATAACAAGTAGTAGAAATACAGGTTATCTTAAAGTAATAAAACAAGCATCTTCGATGAGTGTAAGTAATAAATCTGTTAATGCTGGATCATCAGTACAACTAGTAGCTACAATCGTCAATAGCCAAACTAATGCTTATATTACTGGTGGAAAAGTAGCATTTAAGATTAATGGTAAAACAGTAGGTTATGGAACTGTAAGTAATGGTAAAGCATATTATACATACAGTACTAAATCATTGGGTGCAAAATCATATAAAATAACTGCAACATATTCAGGTAATAATAAATATCAATCAACAACTGGCTCAGGGACATTAAAGGTTACTTCTGTCTCTTTCACATACTCACAGGTTAAAAATGCTGCAGTATATGTTAGAAATCAACTAGAATCTAACCATATGATTAAAACAGTAACGGTAGGAAGTACTACAATGGGAATTGAAGATTTCTTACCAATAATGATAAATATGGTTAATAATGTTAAAAACAAGAAAAGCTCAAGTAAGGTTGCATACCAGAATTATAATTCAATATCATCACAGACTGATACAATGTCTACAACAACATTGTATTTATCACAGATGATAACTGTAGGAAATTCAGTGTTAACATTTTATAAAAATAATAATCGTCCGCCTACATATGTCACAGTAAATGGAAAGAAATTTGGATATTATAATATTATTTACTCTTATAGTAAGATATTAGATGTATCTACGACTTCATACTTGCCTGCAACAACAAAGGTATATAATTGGAATTCAATACATCCAACAGTTGTAACGGCTAGAGCAATATATATTTCATCAGATAATATATATTCAAACACTAAGGATAAGGCATTTGTAAAGCAGATAAAATCATTACTTGAAGCTAAAGGATTTAAAGTATATACTTTAGGCATTGGTCCGAATACACATAATACTGCAATATGGTCTGGTTCATTACCAGATAATGCAGTTCAATTATCATTATTTGGTGGAGCTGATGCTGGAGTAATATATGATGTATGTACAAGAAGCTATATGAGAACAAAAGCTAATCGGTTAGTCTTCTTTGCATTCAATGCTAATACTGCTAAAAATATTACTGGATTAAGTTGGCTTGAAAGAGCACACGATGATAACTATAGTCCAAGTAGTTTTAAAGGTATAGCAAATCCGGATACATATCTTAAAAACCATGGATACGACTATATGTATTATACTAGTGCGTCACAAATAGTAACTGCATTAATAAAATACATTAGTTAA
- a CDS encoding glycosyltransferase family 2 protein, producing the protein MLNWNGEEDTVECLESLKRIDYSDYDIYLVDNDSKENSVNYIKNYLEHDDYYSFDIKTKNDLDNYYKPADIDVLFILNDENSGFAGGNNVALNYISEKKISDYIVLLNNDTIVSNDFINGLLDKFNESDDTGFVGINHYYYDNRTTLQTVGGGKVDLVHGEAMAITSKGTVHDFDFITGSCILMSLNILLDVGLMSEDFFMYWEDVDWSTIAREHGYKLRVSDYGYIFHKEGASIKSLSRIYYHTRNRIFYMKRHTTGLKYYKFIIYIILYVLKESVTNMTKNSSYSKTLLKGLKDGLLKN; encoded by the coding sequence CTGCTTAATTGGAATGGTGAAGAGGATACTGTAGAATGTTTAGAATCATTAAAAAGAATAGATTATTCTGATTATGATATTTATTTAGTAGATAATGATTCAAAAGAAAATTCTGTTAATTATATAAAAAATTACCTTGAACATGATGATTATTATTCATTTGATATCAAAACTAAAAATGATTTAGATAATTATTATAAACCAGCAGATATTGATGTTTTATTTATATTGAATGATGAAAACAGTGGATTTGCTGGTGGTAATAATGTTGCTCTTAATTATATTTCAGAAAAGAAGATTTCTGATTATATAGTATTATTAAATAATGATACAATAGTATCTAACGATTTTATTAATGGATTGCTTGATAAATTTAATGAATCTGATGATACAGGATTTGTTGGAATTAATCATTATTACTATGATAATAGAACTACTTTACAAACTGTTGGTGGAGGTAAAGTTGATCTTGTTCATGGTGAGGCAATGGCTATTACTAGTAAGGGTACTGTGCATGATTTTGATTTTATAACTGGTTCTTGCATATTAATGTCCCTGAATATTTTATTAGATGTTGGTCTAATGAGTGAGGATTTCTTCATGTATTGGGAGGATGTAGACTGGTCTACTATTGCACGTGAACATGGATATAAATTACGCGTATCAGACTATGGATATATATTTCACAAGGAAGGAGCATCAATAAAATCATTATCACGAATATATTACCATACACGTAATAGAATATTCTATATGAAACGTCATACTACTGGTTTAAAGTACTATAAATTCATTATATACATAATTCTATACGTACTAAAAGAATCTGTTACAAACATGACAAAAAATAGTAGCTATTCAAAAACACTATTAAAAGGGCTAAAAGATGGATTATTAAAAAATTAA
- a CDS encoding glycosyltransferase family 4 protein — protein sequence MSHKTKILFTHNTAMWYRLPFFKKVSEIYDLDLVFTHINVIKDIYDNNINNEIEGLEGVNYTILPNTHGFCKGLFKKAGGNYDVVVGGSWDTAQELIETIMLHLMTRIKNKPFIIWREDWDWERENTFKEKILNRVIKYITTHSDAILVPGTLHKEYFTKLGVLSDNIHIMPNVSNISGYDENIKRSHDNKKILYVGRLIPRKGVDYLIKAYSKLKRQINNIELIIIGSGPEEDTLKEYVRDNNIDNVTFTGKIDNNQLKSYYQQSNLVVIPSINEGMGDPWVFVLNEAMYYGNPVIATTAVGAAPDMIKDNGFIVPERNSDELYSAMYQIISDDTTEEIMGKNSRIIIENKFQYSNMVNAFTETIESVINK from the coding sequence ATGTCACACAAGACAAAAATACTATTTACGCATAATACAGCGATGTGGTACAGGCTACCTTTCTTCAAGAAAGTATCCGAAATCTATGATTTAGATTTGGTGTTCACACACATTAATGTTATAAAAGACATCTATGACAACAATATAAACAATGAAATAGAAGGTCTTGAAGGTGTGAATTATACCATACTACCTAATACTCATGGATTTTGTAAGGGACTTTTTAAAAAAGCAGGAGGAAATTATGATGTAGTAGTTGGAGGAAGCTGGGACACTGCTCAGGAACTTATTGAAACAATTATGTTACATCTGATGACCCGGATAAAAAATAAACCATTCATAATATGGCGTGAAGATTGGGATTGGGAAAGAGAAAACACTTTCAAAGAAAAGATATTAAATCGTGTTATAAAGTATATAACAACCCACTCCGACGCTATACTTGTACCTGGAACACTTCATAAAGAATACTTCACCAAACTCGGTGTATTATCAGATAATATTCATATAATGCCTAATGTAAGTAATATTTCTGGATATGATGAGAACATTAAAAGAAGTCATGATAATAAAAAAATATTATATGTTGGACGTCTTATTCCACGTAAAGGTGTAGATTATCTAATTAAGGCATATTCTAAATTAAAAAGACAAATAAATAATATTGAATTAATTATTATTGGTTCTGGCCCAGAAGAAGATACTTTAAAAGAATATGTGCGTGATAATAACATAGATAATGTTACATTTACTGGTAAAATAGATAATAACCAATTGAAGAGTTATTATCAACAGAGCAATCTTGTTGTTATACCTTCTATTAATGAGGGTATGGGTGATCCATGGGTTTTCGTATTAAATGAAGCAATGTATTATGGTAATCCAGTAATTGCTACAACTGCTGTTGGAGCAGCCCCGGATATGATAAAAGATAATGGATTTATTGTTCCAGAAAGAAATAGTGATGAATTATATTCAGCAATGTATCAAATTATTAGTGATGACACTACAGAGGAAATAATGGGTAAGAATTCTAGAATAATTATTGAAAATAAGTTTCAGTATTCTAACATGGTCAATGCATTTACTGAAACAATAGAATCTGTAATAAATAAATAA